Genomic window (Dehalococcoidia bacterium):
GACAGGGGAGACAGGCCGTTGTCTTCCAGGACCGAGCGAACGAAGGCGGCGATGCGATGCCCCTCGACCCCGCGGCGGCAGCCTACTCCGGCTACCAGTGTCCGAGGTCGGTAGACCAGCGTCGGCGCGCCGTCGCGGACGGCAGCGGGCAGGAGACGGTCGCTGACCACGATGCGCGGCGCGCCCAAGGCCATAGCCTCCTCCAGGCTGGAGACCTCGATAATGCCCGGGGGTGCTTCAGCCCAGGGCCTGCTACCGACCTCCTGATAGAAGGTCACAGGGCCGCCGTTTATCAGCGCAGCGGCCACCGCCGTCAGCTCGCCTTCGTCTTCCAGTCGCCAGCCCCGGTCGGCCCCCAGCAGGTCCAGGGCCGGCAGTCCCAGGGCAGCGCTGGCGGAGGTGAGGACGGGGGTCGCGCCCAGGGCAGCGGCCACCTCCCGCGCCAGGGCCTCGCCGCCGCCCCGGTGACCGGACAGGAGGCACACGGCGAAGCGGCCCGCCTCGTCAACCGTGACGACCGCCGGGTCGCGGCCCTTCCCCGACAAAAACGGCGCTACCAGGCGGACTGCGACCCCCACAGCCGTGAACAGCACCAGCGACGGATAGCGGGCGAAGAGGTCGGCCACCAGGGGCCGCAGAGGCAACTGGAAGGAACGGCAGGGGGCGTTGACCGTCCCTGCCCAGCGCTGCTCGACATAAAGCTCGACCCCGGACAGGCGACGCGCCAGCCGGCACGCCATGTCCGCCCCTCGGCGAGTGATGGCCACGGCAGCCACAGGCCGTCGGGCGAGGCCCTCAGCGTCCATCCTTCCTCCCCCGTCGGAACAGGTGGCTGAAGGACGGGTCGTAGAGACTAGAGGTAGGCCCCTGAGGTCCCTTCAGGGCCGGGTCCAGGGCCTTCCCCACCAGCACGATGGCCTGTCGGGTGATGCCTGCCTC
Coding sequences:
- a CDS encoding cobalamin biosynthesis protein; this translates as MDAEGLARRPVAAVAITRRGADMACRLARRLSGVELYVEQRWAGTVNAPCRSFQLPLRPLVADLFARYPSLVLFTAVGVAVRLVAPFLSGKGRDPAVVTVDEAGRFAVCLLSGHRGGGEALAREVAAALGATPVLTSASAALGLPALDLLGADRGWRLEDEGELTAVAAALINGGPVTFYQEVGSRPWAEAPPGIIEVSSLEEAMALGAPRIVVSDRLLPAAVRDGAPTLVYRPRTLVAGVGCRRGVEGHRIAAFVRSVLEDNGLSPLSLRCLATAEAKAGEPGLAEAAALLDVPLLPLPSRRLREMAGFVSPSASERLLGLPSVSEASALAAAGATRLLVPRTKDGRITVAVARREEDA